One Helianthus annuus cultivar XRQ/B chromosome 7, HanXRQr2.0-SUNRISE, whole genome shotgun sequence genomic region harbors:
- the LOC110876358 gene encoding uncharacterized protein LOC110876358, protein MAGLEVNGEDHRLGSDISKVNDPWLKDVPLLEVYPNLFRLEVVKNCSVKDRLSGDWLWKHDPSLEGEVAELIDLIAEVEAVSLRERKDEWKWLPSSSGSFSVQSVKELLDSADDGGNRYVFEWCGWVPIKCNVFAWRVGLNRIPTADALRTRGVQVGNGSCPLCNSGDETVDHLFTSCVVASILWQKVSRWCGLSPIFAFSVKDILELHKDRFINTGVRHVVQGIMIISMWCLWLARNRAVFSNEEVKVDSVFSDVRSLGFLWYSHRRKGVVLSWLDWCKFVNV, encoded by the exons ATGGCCGGCCTTGAGGTGAACGGGGAGGACCATCGGCTAGGGTCTGATATTTCGAAAG TGAACGATCCGTGGCTGAAAGACGTCCCATTGTTGGAAGTTTATCCGAATTTGTTTAGGCTGGAGGTTGTCAAAAACTGCTCGGTTAAGGACCGGTTATCCGGTGATTGGTTGTGGAAGCATGATCCGTCGTTGGAGGGAGAAGTCGCTGAGCTGATCGATCTAATTGCTGAGGTTGAGGCTGTCTCGTTACGGGAAAGGAAGGACGAATGGAAATGGCTCCCTAGCAGCTCAGGATCTTTCTCGGTTCAGTCCGTGAAGGAGCTTCTCGATTCTGCGGACGACGGCGGGAACAGGTATGTTTTCGAGTGGTGCGGTTGGGTTCCGATTAAATGCAATGTTTTTGCATGGAGGGTGGGTTTGAACCGGATTCCCACAGCTGATGCTTTGCGGACAAGAGGTGTTCAAGTTGGTAACGGGTCTTGCCCGTTATGCAATTCGGGTGATGAAACTGTGGATCACTTATTTACTTCTTGTGTTGTGGCGAGTATCTTATGGCAAAAGGTTTCCCGATGGTGCGGTTTGTCTCCCATTTTTGCGTTCTCCGTGAAAGACATTTTGGAGCTTCACAAAGACAGATTCATCAACACAGGGGTGAGACATGTGGTGCAAGGCATTATGATCATTTCGATGTGGTGTTTGTGGCTGGCCCGTAACCGTGCGGTTTTTTCGAACGAGGAGGTTAAGGTCGATAGTGTTTTTAGCGACGTTAGGTCGTTAGGCTTTTTGTGGTATTCTCATAGACGTAAAGGTGTAGTGTTATCATGGttggattggtgtaaatttgtaaatgTTTAG